One genomic region from Erythrobacter mangrovi encodes:
- a CDS encoding lysoplasmalogenase: MSLLAGVTYFFASDDPIGGAWLMLWKGAGVGFLAIYAAFRGRGFDGALIAVVMALGAAGDVALELDFLVGGALFALGHIVAIGLYLRNPREKVSGSQMLAGAALLGLTPAIAGSMVYPMPNWAVATIYSAVVGAMAAAAWTSRFPRYRVGIGAVMFVVSDLMIFAQESAVLPNLVTSWLIWPLYYGGQFLIAVGVVQTLRKGKV; this comes from the coding sequence ATGAGCCTTCTTGCGGGGGTCACCTATTTCTTTGCGTCTGACGATCCCATCGGCGGCGCCTGGCTGATGCTTTGGAAGGGAGCTGGCGTAGGCTTCCTCGCGATCTATGCTGCATTTCGGGGCAGGGGCTTTGATGGCGCGCTGATTGCAGTGGTGATGGCATTGGGTGCGGCGGGCGACGTGGCACTCGAACTGGACTTCCTTGTCGGCGGGGCCCTGTTTGCCCTGGGACACATTGTCGCGATTGGCCTCTACCTGAGGAATCCGCGTGAGAAGGTCTCTGGTAGCCAGATGTTGGCTGGCGCTGCGTTGCTGGGACTGACACCGGCAATTGCCGGTTCGATGGTCTATCCGATGCCCAACTGGGCGGTGGCAACGATTTACTCTGCCGTCGTAGGCGCGATGGCCGCCGCCGCCTGGACAAGCCGCTTCCCGCGATATCGCGTTGGGATTGGCGCCGTGATGTTCGTGGTCAGCGACCTGATGATTTTTGCACAGGAGAGTGCGGTGCTGCCCAATCTTGTCACGAGCTGGCTGATATGGCCCCTCTATTATGGCGGCCAGTTCCTGATTGCCGTGGGCGTCGTGCAAACCCTTCGAAAGGGCAAGGTCTAG